The following proteins are encoded in a genomic region of Sesamum indicum cultivar Zhongzhi No. 13 linkage group LG8, S_indicum_v1.0, whole genome shotgun sequence:
- the LOC105167662 gene encoding tubulin alpha chain-like translates to MRECISIHIGQAGIQVGNACWELYCLEHGIQPDGQMPGDQTVGGGDDAFNTFFSETGAGKHVPRAVFVDLEPTVIDEVRTGTYRQLFHPEQLISGKEDAANNFARGHYTIGKEIVDLCLDRIRKLADNCTGLQGFLVFHAVGGGTGSGLGSLLLERLSVDYGKKSKLGFTIYPSPQVSTAVVEPYNSVLSTHSLLEHTDVAVLLDNEAIYDICRKSLDIERPTYTNLNRLISQVISSLTASLRFDGALNVDVNEFQTNLVPYPRIHFMLSSYAPVISAEKAYHEQLSVAEITNTAFEPSSMMVKCDPRHGKYMACCLMYRGDVVPKDVNAAVATIKTKRTIQFVDWCPTGFKCGINYQPPTVVPGGDLAKVQRAVCMISNSTSVAEVFSRIDHKFDLMYAKRAFVHWYVGEGMEEGEFSEAREDLAALEKDYEEVGAESAEGEEDENDDY, encoded by the exons ATGAGAGAGTGCATTTCGATCCACATTGGACAGGCCGGTATTCAGGTCGGCAATGCTTGTTGGGAGCTCTACTGCCTTGAGCACGGCATTCAG CCCGATGGGCAAATGCCTGGTGATCAAACCGTAGGCGGTGGTGATGATGCATTCAACACTTTCTTCAGCGAAACTGGCGCTGGAAAACACGTCCCTCGCGCCGTGTTTGTAGATCTAGAGCCAACTGTGATCGATGAGGTCCGCACTGGCACATACCGCCAGCTGTTCCACCCCGAACAACTTATCAGTGGCAAAGAAGATGCAGCCAACAACTTTGCCAGAGGCCATTACACCATTGGCAAAGAAATTGTCGATCTTTGCCTTGATAGGATTCGCAAGCTGGCGGACAACTGTACCGGGTTGCAGGGATTCTTGGTCTTCCATGCTGTGGGTGGTGGTACTGGATCTGGGCTTGGATCTCTCTTGCTTGAGAGGCTTTCTGTTGATTATGgtaaaaaatcaaagctgGGTTTTACCATTTACCCTTCGCCTCAGGTTTCAACTGCAGTTGTTGAGCCTTATAACTCTGTGCTTTCAACTCATTCTCTTCTTGAGCACACTGATGTTGCTGTGCTTCTTGACAACGAAGCTATCTATGATATTTGCCGTAAATCACTTGATATTGAGAGGCCTACTTATACAAATCTGAACAGGTTGATTTCTCAG GTGATCTCTTCTCTGACTGCTTCTCTGCGGTTTGATGGAGCTTTGAATGTTGATGTGAATGAGTTCCAGACCAACTTGGTCCCATACCCGAGGATTCACTTCATGCTTTCTTCATATGCCCCTGTGATCTCTGCTGAGAAGGCCTACCATGAACAACTCTCTGTTGCTGAAATTACCAACACTGCTTTTGAGCCATCATCCATGATGGTGAAATGTGATCCCCGCCATGGCAAATACATGGCCTGCTGTCTGATGTACAGGGGTGATGTTGTTCCCAAAGATGTGAATGCTGCTGTTGCCACCATCAAGACCAAGAGAACTATTCAGTTTGTGGACTGGTGCCCAACAGGATTCAAGTGTGGTATCAACTACCAGCCACCAACTGTGGTGCCTGGTGGTGACCTGGCCAAGGTGCAGAGAGCTGTTTGCATGATTTCCAACTCAACCAGCGTTGCTGAGGTCTTCTCAAGAATTGATCATAAGTTTGACTTGATGTATGCCAAGCGTGCCTTTGTGCACTGGTATGTTGGTGAGGGTATGGAGGAAGGAGAGTTCTCTGAGGCTAGGGAGGACTTGGCTGCTCTGGAGAAGGACTATGAAGAAGTTGGGGCAGAGTCTGCCGAAGGAGAGGAGGATGAGAACGACGACTACTAA